One part of the Solanum dulcamara chromosome 3, daSolDulc1.2, whole genome shotgun sequence genome encodes these proteins:
- the LOC129882381 gene encoding chlorophyll a-b binding protein CP29.1, chloroplastic: MATAAATSSFIGTRLPEIHSGAGRVQARFGFGKKKAAPKKAAKKQIPDRPLWYPGAKAPEYLDGSLVGDYGFDPFGLGKPAEYLQYDLDSLDQNLAKNLAGDIIGTRTEVADVKSTPFQPYSEVFGLQRFRECELIHGRWAMLATLGAVTVEWLTGITWQDAGKVELIEGSSYLGQPLPFSITTLIWIEVLVIGYIEFQRNAELDPEKRLYPGGSFFDPLGLAADPEKKATLQLAEIKHARLAMVAFLGFAVQAAATGKGPLNNWATHLSDPLHTTIFDTFGFFS; this comes from the exons ATGGCCACCGCTGCAGCTACATCCTCATTTATCGGAACACGGCTGCCGGAAATTCACTCCGGCGCCGGTAGAGTCCAAGCTCGATTCGGATTCGGAAAGAAAAAAGCCGCACCGAAAAAGGCTGCGAAAAAGCAAATCCCGGATAGACCGTTGTGGTACCCAGGAGCTAAGGCACCGGAGTATCTAGACGGGAGCCTTGTCGGTGACTACGGATTCGATCCGTTCGGTTTGGGGAAGCCAGCTGAGTATTTGCAATACGATTTGGATTCGTTGGATCAGAATTTGGCGAAGAATTTGGCGGGTGACATTATTGGAACGAGGACTGAAGTTGCTGATGTGAAATCGACTCCGTTTCAGCCTTACAGTGAGGTGTTTGGGCTACAGAGGTTCAGAGAATGTGAATTGATCCATGGTAGATGGGCTATGTTGGCTACTCTTGGTGCAGTCACTGTTGAGTGGCTCACTGGTATTACATGGCAAGACGCTGGAAAG GTTGAGTTGATTGAGGGATCATCCTACTTAGGGCAACCACTCCCATTCTCCATTACAACATTGATCTGGATTGAGGTTCTTGTCATTGGATACATCGAATTCCAAAGGAACGCCGAGCTTGACCCAGAAAAAAGGCTTTACCCTGGTGGATCATTCTTCGACCCATTGGGCCTTGCTGCTGACCCGGAGAAAAAGGCCACCCTTCAACTCGCTGAGATCAAGCATGCTCGCCTCGCTATGGTTGCCTTCTTGGGCTTTGCTGTCCAAGCTGCTGCTACTGGAAAAGGCCCACTTAACAACTGGGCTACCCACTTGAGTGACCCGCTTCACACTACCATTTTCGACACCTTCGGCTTCTTCTCTTAA